AGATTTGTTTGCATTCTTTAATGTTAGAGGGCACAATTAAATTACATACAGTACTGAAACACTGCAACCCATCAGACATCCATGGTCTGATACTGATACTGACATGAGATATTATCTAACATTTGCATCTTGAATTGAATTTTGGTTTATGAAAAgctaattttcttttaaataggAATATTTCAATAGGATTTGCCACCAAAAGCTGCACGAAAACATAGCaaggggctttttttttttttcttcccaacTTTCACCCATTTCAGTCTGCAAGGCACATTACTGCATTTTGCTGTTACACATATATgcaaaatatcaacaaaataaGTCTGAAGAGAAGAGTTTGATACAAAATGCACATGTATTTTTTTGCTTAGTTACATTTTTGTAATGCATGCcatcaatttttatttattttaatataacgTCCACAAGGACAAGTGCAAACCTGCCTAAAATTCATGAGCAAAAAACATGAATAAGTAAATATGATGTTAACATTCATACActggttttaaaaaacatcaattACCTTTACAGATTCATTTTAATACTAACTCTTAATATACATTCCAGTACAATTTGAGAAATTCTTatttctctgcttcctccaaTCTGAAGgcaaatatcacatttacacaaatctGGGCTCTTCAGTTaacaatgtctttttttcccccccaatTACAATAACAAAACCGATCTATTGGCTTCCAACCATTGCCATTCCCCTTTTTCCATGACTGATGTTTTCACCATATTTAAAGAGCATGAACTCTAGTGGCAACCTTGAAGTTaagtacaaaataaaacttgtgCAACTTGTGCAATAtctaacaaaacacaaattttgAACTCTTGATATTAACACAGAAGTGAGGTTGAAAAATTGGCACATTGTGAAAAAGGTCAAAAACAGTGGGTTGTGGagaatatgtacagtacattgtgtGACAGCTTGACGAGCCTTTGGTTTCTTATTATTACATGCAagtccaataaaataaaaagtgctcGAGAttgtcctaaaaaaaaaaaaaaaaaaaaatgaaaatgttaacatttcCATCTAAAACTGAGGCACAGAACTGGGTTTGAATATTAAAGGGGCTGAAGTTGTATAACAAACTCATAAATTAACATATAAAACAGTGGGACAGGTAATGTCTGACTTCAACATAGTCCTTTAAGTTTTATAAGTAGAACCATGTGTCAAAACCCCTTATGTCCTTCAACAGAACTCATCACAGAAGGTATGTCTGGGTCAGCTGAAGCGTAACTTTTTTTTGATGGGAGCACACGGTGAGTGAAGTCATTTCCCAAAGAAGTAGGAGGCTGCCTCTCAGTTCGAAAGGCTAACTGggtggaaaaaaggaaaaaaaaaaaagaaaccagtgTGAGTGCAGGGGTGAACTAGCGCAGTGTGAAGCTAAGCCCAGTTAAGTTCTGTCACTTTCAAGGCAGCAGTGCAGTCCTCCGACACAGTCCGGGGTCTTTCTCCAACCCCTTTCTCCTGCATCTTCATTCTTCTCACATTCCTCCCATGCAATTATACATCAGCACAGTGTAGCAGGTATTActgacacacaggcacagacagagGTATCAAACTACACACAGCCCAGCTCACAGACATCACAGCAGTAGAAGTGGCCAGCAGGAGGCATACAGCATCCATATAGCATGGCCCCGAGTCAGATCAAGACCAAGAAGATGCAGGCTCACTGGCTTTCAGGGTCTGCTCCATGGAGTTTGAGTTTCTTTAGGCTCTCTCCTCCTGTGAAATGGCATTCAGCAGATCAGCTCCTGCTGTATTTCAGGTCGTGTGGGGAAAGAGGGCTCgctgaaagagaaagtgtcacGTCCTGTCTTCAGCTCACCCTGGCCTGGACACATGAGGTACGAGTCGATCAAGTTCAGCTCAGGGGAGGGAGCTGGGCTCTCAGGTTCTGACTCGGACTGGCTCGTTTCTGGCTCGTCCAGGGAGGAGGCCGACCTGGTTTGGAGGTGCGGGTGGGAGTGAGGATGGGGGAGCGGGTTCAGCCAGGGGTGGTTGAGGCATTCTTCTGCTGTGGCCCTCTtcctgtacacacaaacacaataacactgTGGATGAGTGGAAATTCCCAAAGAGTTTACATAACCAATGCACTGTCTGGATCTTCTGATTCAATCCATTCTCTTGCAGACGCTGGCCTTATTCCTTTTCAACATTTGCTTtggaaaaccacaaaaaacagaaacttttgCTCTTAAGATATTTTCCCCTCCGTCTCTCACAGACTACTCAAACTCTGAGGAAACGCTCACTTTTTCCGACGTTGCCACTAATCTGCTGCAATTAAATGATACTGACTGGAGATTATGGCTCTGGATGTGAGACAGAAGCTGCTGCTACTTTTCCTCAATAAACTGTGGCGACAATTTAAGGGGTCTGTGCTGGAGCTATCAGTGTGAATTAGGGTGAGCATTTAGTTTTGTCACAAATGTGCTTACATAGTTTCCCTGGAAAGTTGCcttagctgattttttttttcttttttttaaagtgagctGATGCATCAGTATTTGGTGTAATGTCAAatcaaaggctttttttttttttttattgaagtgAGTTTATAATCAGCATTTGCAAATTCTGCCTAAGTGACGCAAATCTTGTGACCACACTTGCTCATTCAGTCGGATGTACATCCGTCCTGGTGTGAACCTGACTCACACCCTTGGTGTGCAGTTTTCGCCACAATCTGAACATCTGATCAGTTTTATTACGATAAACTGTCTCACCTGGGGTTTTTAACCAACAATGACTTGATGAAGTCAACAGCCAGGGAGGAGATCCCCTCAAATATGTCTTGCGAGTAGTCTATGCTGACTTGGGAGATGTTGAGAAATGTCTCCTGCTTATCGTCACCCAGGAAGGGAGACTCGCCTGTCAGCATGACGTAGGTCAGCACCCCGATACTCctgggagagaggaaggaagtaAGGCAAGTAGGTTATGAGGAAATATCTGTCATTTTTGATGgttacaaaatgtgttttgtgacaCACCATAGCATAACAGATTTGGTTGTCTTCCACTAAGCTGTGGTTACAAGTCTGAAGCAAAGATGATCTTGTGGTCAGAGGTCGAGACATAAGACTGATGTTTGCACATCAGGGAGGTGTTGTCACTGTCCTAAATATGTCTTTGTTCCCACATGTAAAATAGATACTAAATCAGTTTAAACAGTCAACTAGAGCAGCGCACTCACCACATGTCTGTCGCAGTGCTAATGGGTTCATAGCTCAGGATCTCTGGTGCTGCAACAGAAACACATGGCCCCATTTAGTCACAATAAATGACACCCAAATTGAAAAGAAACAGGTGTGTCTGGGAATTCAAAGACCAAAAGCAGGACTCACCCACATACTCTGGAGTACCCAGGATCTCCCTGACCTCTGTGATGTTGTCCATGCATCTGGACAAGCCAAAGTCCACAATACGAATGTCGCCCAGAGGAGTGGCACTGGTCAGCAAGATGTTCTGAGGCTGGAGAGGACAGAGCAAACATTATGGGATAGGATTAATGATTATATTCAAGAAGAGATCAGACATTGTAGGTCATTCATTACATGCTAGTGTGAATGAGTCAAAGCATTTGAGAGAACTAGTCACAAGACAATTCGGGGTTTGG
This genomic window from Mastacembelus armatus chromosome 8, fMasArm1.2, whole genome shotgun sequence contains:
- the stk17al gene encoding serine/threonine kinase 17a like, with translation MLDSANMSKNGMMTKIHTRIRTEPFTANYDLVGKELGRGKFAVVKKCIEKATGNQYAAKFLRKRRKGGDCRKDILNEIAVLESAKANPYVVALHEVYETTTEIILILECAAGGEIFNQCVADNDEAFTEKDVIRLARQILSGVAFLHRNNVVHLDLKPQNILLTSATPLGDIRIVDFGLSRCMDNITEVREILGTPEYVAPEILSYEPISTATDMWSIGVLTYVMLTGESPFLGDDKQETFLNISQVSIDYSQDIFEGISSLAVDFIKSLLVKNPRKRATAEECLNHPWLNPLPHPHSHPHLQTRSASSLDEPETSQSESEPESPAPSPELNLIDSYLMCPGQGELKTGRDTFSFSEPSFPTRPEIQQELIC